The Ranitomeya imitator isolate aRanImi1 chromosome 8, aRanImi1.pri, whole genome shotgun sequence genome window below encodes:
- the IER5 gene encoding immediate early response gene 5 protein, whose translation MQHEAAAPEPESRETHPPGLGFRLEAHRIVSISLGKIYHSRVQRGGIKLHKNLMVSLVLRSAQQVYLSQSAEDYAVYAAPPEQEPDPRDPDPRDPRTCACSAPRSCRTPEETRRSREVPCCCCQSHAGCSLPESCRPQSPEADPSRAAEPPSPACCRKRSGGRTADGPVMKRARREHREQEVPEPGEEAEEQMETENVASLISIFGSSFSGLLTKEPGAPAADEPAQEVQELDSPAAPSAGQGCSEPAISATISPWSTAIEAF comes from the coding sequence ATGCAGCACGAAGCCGCCGCGCCAGAGCCGGAGAGCAGGGAGACGCATCCTCCCGGGCTGGGCTTCCGCCTGGAGGCGCACAGGATCGTCAGCATCTCGCTGGGGAAGATCTACCATTCCCGGGTGCAGCGCGGAGGGATCAAGCTGCACAAGAACCTGATGGTGTCCCTGGTGCTGCGCAGCGCCCAGCAGGTGTACCTGAGCCAGAGCGCGGAGGACTACGCCGTGTACGCCGCCCCGCCGGAGCAGGAGCCCGACCCCCGGGACCCCGACCCCCGGGACCCCCGGACCTGTGCGTGCTCGGCCCCCCGCAGCTGCCGGACGCCGGAGGAGACGCGCCGCTCCCGGGAGGtgccctgctgctgctgccagtcCCACGCCGGCTGCTCCCTGCCGGAGTCCTGCCGCCCGCAGAGCCCGGAGGCCGACCCCAGCCGCGCCGCGGAGCCCCCCAGCCCGGCCTGCTGCCGGAAGAGGAGCGGGGGCCGCACGGCGGACGGGCCGGTGATGAAGCGAGCGCGGCGGGAGCACCGGGAGCAGGAGGTGCCGGAGCCGGGAGAGGAGGCGGAGGAGCAGATGGAGACGGAGAACGTGGCCAGCCTCATCAGCATCTTCGGCTCCAGCTTCTCGGGACTGCTCACCAAGGAGCCGGGGGCGCCGGCGGCCGACGAGCCGGcccaggaggtgcaggagctggacTCTCCCGCCGCCCCCTCCGCAGGACAAGGCTGCAGCGAGCCGGCCATCAGCGCCACCATCTCCCCCTGGAGCACGGCCATAGAGGCGTTCTGA